One part of the Salmo salar chromosome ssa10, Ssal_v3.1, whole genome shotgun sequence genome encodes these proteins:
- the LOC123724401 gene encoding uncharacterized protein, which yields MFRSDNSFTYTITDMFRSDNSFTYTITDMFRSENSFTYTITDMFRSDNSFTYTITDMFRSENSFTYTITDMFRSENSFTYTITDMFRSENSFTYTITDMFRSDNSFTYTITDMFRSDDSFTYTITDMFRSDDSFTYTITDMFRSDNSFTYTITDMFRSDNSFTYTITDMFRSDNSFTYTITDMFRSDNSFTYTITDMFRSDNSFTYTITDMFRSDDSFTYTITDMFRSDNSFTYTITDMFRSDNSFTYTITDMFRSDNSFTYTITDMFRSDNSFTYTITDMFRSDNSFTYTITDMFRSDNSFTYTITDMFRSDNSFTYTITDMFRSENSFTYTITDMFRSENSFTYTITDMFRSDNSFTYTIAGRLAT from the exons TAGGTCAGAAAACTcattcacatacactataacTGATATGTTTAGGTCAGACAACTCATTCACGTACACTATAACTGATATGTTTAGGTCAGAAAACTcattcacatacactataacTGATATGTTTAGGTCAGAAAACTcattcacatacactataacTGATATGTTTAGGTCAGAAAACTcattcacatacactataacTGATATGTTTAGGTCAGACAACTcattcacatacactataacTGATATGTTTAGGTCAGACGACTcattcacatacactataacTGATATGTTTAGGTCAGACGACTcattcacatacactataacTGATATGTTTAGGTCAGACAACTCATTCACGTACACTATAACTGATATGTTTAGGTCAGACAACTcattcacatacactataacTGATATGTTTAGGTCAGACAACTCATTCACGTACACTATAACTGATATGTTTAGGTCAGACAACTcattcacatacactataacTGATATGTTTAGGTCAGACAACTCATTCACGTACACTATAACTGATATGTTTAGGTCAGACGACTcattcacatacactataacTGATATGTTTAGGTCAGACAACTcattcacatacactataacTGATATGTTTAGGTCAGACAACTcattcacatacactataacTGATATGTTTAGGTCAGACAACTcattcacatacactataacTGATATGTTTAGGTCAGACAACTCATTCACGTACACTATAACTGATATGTTTAGGTCAGACAACTCATTCACGTACACTATAACTGATATGTTTAGGTCAGACAACTcattcacatacactataacTGATATGTTTAGGTCAGACAACTcattcacatacactataacTGATATGTTTAGGTCAGAAAACTCATTCACGTACACTATAACTGATATGTTTAGGTCAGAAAACTcattcacatacactataacTGATATGTTTAG GTCAGACAACTCATTCACATACACTATAGCTGGGAGATTAGCTACATAA